The genomic DNA ATCTTGGTAACCGCTTTAATTTTCTCTGGGGCCACCCCCGCAGTAGCATAAACGGTCTTTTCCTTCCCATCAATTGTGGTGAATATCCGGCAGGTATAAAAGCCCGGCTTCTTAGCCTTGAACCCTTTGATCGTGGCCGTTCCGTTGGTCAGTTGTACCTCACCCTTTTGGCTTGGGGTCATTAGTTCCTGCCCAATTTCATAGCGGACTTGTAGCGCACTGATCGGCTGCCCAAACTTTTTGGCTTCCACATGAAAAACGATTTCTTCATTGGTCGCATAGGTCCAGTCTTTTGCTGTGGGCGTTACCTTGAGGTAATACATCTCGCCACGTTCATTGGAATGGGCAAGGTTGGGGAACAGCAGGGCCAGCATGAGGCATAGCCAAAGTGCCCGAGTCGTTGAGAAGGGTTGCTTATACATTGTTCTGTTAAAAAAATGTCAGTTGATAGATTTCCGACAATTAAAAAGATTATTCAGCATAATATAAGGATAAGGGCCTGAAGGGGGAAATTTTGAGCCTTTAAAAAACTTTCAAATTAAAAATCGGGGCATTTTCTATTTCATTCTTTAAACTTGGAATACTATTTGTAAAATATTTAGGGTAGTGATTGCAGATTAGTATTTGGTTATAATCCGACGAAGTGTTTAAAAAACAACAGAATTGGGGGGCGCATTTTTCGCTAATGTGGCCATAACCTTTATATTCGCAACTATTAATTGATGATAGGGAGGTGGTTCGTATGACCTTTCATTTTGTATGATTTTATCACCAAATAAATATTTTTTATAGGTGGTTAAATCATATATCAGAAGAAAATACCGAATGGCCCCTGTGGAACTTACCTATATTTATGAAAAGATTTTTGAAAAATGCTTTAGCTACTGTAGCCTTGGGCTCAGCAGTTTCGATCAGTGCACATGCACAGGATATTGCAACCAATAAAAAAGATGGTGGATACCAGTTCACAACCATCAAAAACCTTGAGGGCGGTTCCGTGAAGAACCAGATGCGTACAGGTACTTGTTGGTCTTTTTCGGCGATGTCTTTCATGAATAGCGAAGTGAAGCGCATTACAGGTAAAGAGGTTAACCTTTCAGAAATGTGGATCGTGCGTAACGCCTATTTCATGAAAGCGGAACGTTATGTACGTATGCACGGAAAAGCGAACTTCGGTGAGGGTGGTGCTTTGCAGGATATTCCATCAATTATGGATAAAGTGGGCATCGTTCCAGAATCTGTTTATGAGGGAATCATCCCTGGACAGACGGTTCGTAACCACGGTGAAATTGAAGCGGTGATCAAGGGCATTCTCGATGCGGTCATCAAAAATCCAAGTCACAAAATTTCTCCAGCATGGAAAGATGCTGTGAATGGGGTATTGGATGCATACTTCGGTAAAATGCCAGCAAAATTCACTTACGAGGGAAAAGAATATACGCCTAAATCTTATTATGCGTCCTTGAAGCTGAATGCGAAGGATTATGTGTCGTTTTCTTCTTACACACATCACCCATTTTACGAGCCATTTATCTTACAGGTAGAGGACAACTGGGAAGAGGCTTCGATGTACAATTTGCCAATGGATGAAATGACGGAATTGGCGGAAACGGCCATCGAAAATGGTTATTCTATCGGTTGGGCTGCTGACGTTTCTGAAAAAGGATTCTCTTACCGTGATGGTTTGGCGATTGTTCCTGCAGAAGGAATCAGCATCAAAAAATCAGGAAATGACAATAAGAACTTCTCTGATGCTGGCGCGAAGAAATCATCAAGTGCTTTCGATACGCCTCAGCCAGAAATGAAAATTACGCAGGAAATGCGTCAGGAGGCTTATGATAATTACGAAACCACTGATGACCACGGAATGCATTTGACCGGCTTGGTGAAAGATCAGAATGGTAAAAAATACTTCTTGGTGAAAAACTCCTGGGGTAATGCCAACGATGTGGATGGATATTTCTTCGCATCTGAGCCTTATTTCAAATATAAAACAATGGACATCATGATGAATAAAAATGCTGTTCCTAAAAAATTGAAAAAGAAATTGGGGATTAAGTAATTTGCCAAAACGATCATATAAATTGAAAAGAAAGTCAGTCGGTATCGGCTGACTTTTTTTTAGTGCATCTCCATTGCATCTTTTTTGGTATTTTTGTGCCTGTTATATTTGATAAAAATGTTATGAGAAAAATAGGATTATTATTCATATTATTTTTCATCTTCGAGATGAATGCATGGGCGCAGACTTTCGATACGGGCGCAGAAGCAAGCTACCATAGTACCACCTATGAGCCGGTCAAGAAACCGATCACTTTTGAACATCGCCCCCTTTCGATGATGGATATCGGCTTTCGTACCTTTGCACAGGAAGGCGGACATACCGTAGGGGCGCTGGGGCTCGGGTTTATGCTCGAAAATTTCAAATTCAGTTTGGCGGTCAGTTTTAGTGGCACTGCGGGCCGCGAATACAATGAAGTCATTACCGACAGCAATTACTTCTCAGGCTACTACAACTCGATGGGTTTTTTCCTTGGCTATGCCATCCCTACGATCGGGAACGACGTCGTTCAGCTTTTTATCACCCCAACGATTGGCTGGTGCATGGACCGGGAAATATATTACGACGATGGCGGTTATGAAACCTATTTTTATGGGGATGTAACCCATAAGTTTGACCTCGGTGGTGAACTTACTGCAAGCTTTCCCGAAGCCCATATTGCTGTGAATGTTG from Persicobacter psychrovividus includes the following:
- a CDS encoding aminopeptidase C, giving the protein MKRFLKNALATVALGSAVSISAHAQDIATNKKDGGYQFTTIKNLEGGSVKNQMRTGTCWSFSAMSFMNSEVKRITGKEVNLSEMWIVRNAYFMKAERYVRMHGKANFGEGGALQDIPSIMDKVGIVPESVYEGIIPGQTVRNHGEIEAVIKGILDAVIKNPSHKISPAWKDAVNGVLDAYFGKMPAKFTYEGKEYTPKSYYASLKLNAKDYVSFSSYTHHPFYEPFILQVEDNWEEASMYNLPMDEMTELAETAIENGYSIGWAADVSEKGFSYRDGLAIVPAEGISIKKSGNDNKNFSDAGAKKSSSAFDTPQPEMKITQEMRQEAYDNYETTDDHGMHLTGLVKDQNGKKYFLVKNSWGNANDVDGYFFASEPYFKYKTMDIMMNKNAVPKKLKKKLGIK